In Tenebrio molitor unplaced genomic scaffold, icTenMoli1.1 SCAFFOLD_112, whole genome shotgun sequence, a single genomic region encodes these proteins:
- the LOC138140683 gene encoding uncharacterized protein YxaH-like, which yields MMSTPRAAAPDIARGLALGLIALANATWWSSGHDSTTWWDRAAELVRAGALEQRVYPLFVMLMGYGITQFLAGQREGTRRAIMIRSVLLVALGLAHGVLLWQGDVLAAYGLLAILAVWWAVPRSSRTLWLFLALAGGSSLVVALTVAMVPVSPGDGLPTDWVLLTSTDGLIALQARVVYWLLNSALSPFMPTIVLPLVLGIVAARYRVLEEPERYLRTLRLVSLAVPVGWTLGVFDELAGLQQLWLMDTLAGMVTALGYAAMIALLSRHAQLPALQALGRSSLSGYLAQSAVLVPVLAPWALGASAQLGPAAVMGVGVLTWMITLIWAHARSTTTRGRHRGPFEKMLRRAMW from the coding sequence ATGATGAGCACACCTCGGGCGGCAGCCCCTGATATCGCGCGCGGACTGGCGCTGGGCCTGATCGCCCTGGCCAATGCCACGTGGTGGTCATCGGGCCATGACTCCACCACGTGGTGGGATCGTGCCGCTGAGCTGGTGCGTGCCGGTGCACTGGAACAGCGGGTGTACCCACTGTTCGTGATGTTGATGGGGTACGGGATCACGCAGTTCCTGGCCGGCCAGCGAGAGGGGACCCGGCGCGCGATCATGATCCGGTCAGTGCTCCTGGTGGCCTTGGGTCTGGCACATGGGGTGCTGCTGTGGCAGGGGGATGTGCTCGCGGCGTATGGCCTGCTGGCCATCCTTGCGGTGTGGTGGGCGGTGCCGCGCAGCTCACGGACGCTGTGGCTCTTCCTGGCACTGGCCGGTGGATCTTCCCTGGTCGTCGCGCTGACGGTGGCGATGGTCCCGGTGAGCCCTGGGGATGGTCTGCCCACGGACTGGGTACTCCTCACCTCCACGGACGGACTGATCGCACTGCAGGCCCGAGTCGTGTACTGGCTGCTCAACAGTGCCCTGTCGCCCTTCATGCCGACGATCGTGCTCCCTCTGGTGCTGGGCATCGTGGCTGCAAGATATCGGGTTCTCGAGGAGCCCGAGCGGTATCTGCGCACGCTGAGGCTCGTGAGCCTGGCTGTGCCCGTGGGCTGGACCCTCGGGGTCTTCGACGAGCTCGCAGGGCTCCAGCAGCTCTGGCTGATGGACACCCTGGCAGGGATGGTCACAGCCCTGGGCTACGCGGCGATGATCGCCCTGCTGAGCAGGCATGCTCAGCTGCCCGCGCTGCAGGCCCTGGGCCGCAGCTCGCTGAGTGGATACCTGGCCCAGTCGGCAGTGCTGGTCCCTGTGCTGGCGCCGTGGGCGCTGGGTGCGTCGGCCCAGCTGGGGCCAGCTGCGGTGATGGGTGTGGGGGTGCTGACGTGGATGATCACCCTGATCTGGGCGCACGCCCGCTCCACCACCACCCGGGGCCGCCACCGCGGCCCCTTCGAGAAGATGCTGCGACGAGCGATGTGGTGA